TCAAAGACAAATTTAACATCTTCTTTTCTGGATAGTGAAGTTGCCGTAAGATTACCTAAAATATCATACTTATAACTGAGCTTACTATCATCTTGCCATTCCGCTACAATACGACCACTAGCATCATATTCCCACTTCAGACTACAGTAATTATTTTTAGCTTCGATCAGTTGCCCTAGGCAATTATATCTAAAGCTATTAACGCCCTCTAGCGTAGTTTCTTTTATTAACTGGCCCAGCAAATCACGTTCAAAGTAGATATCGGTACCAATGCCTGATTGAGAAGTAATTACTTCCGTAGAATTTACTAAGTGGCCAGCGGCATTATATGCATAGTGGGTAACACGACCATAGAAATCCTCCTCTTCTATTAACCGGTTATTGAGATCATATTTCAGCCGATAACACTCACCCTTTTCATTTATAAGGCAAATTAAATTGCCCTCTCCATCATAATGATATTCTAATTGACTGCCACTGGAACTAGTCTTGCTCTTTATTTGATGGAGTGCGTTATAAGAATAACGCATATAATTCCCATCCTTATCTAATATTTCTGAAACTAATCCATGCTGGTTAAATCTGCACTGAATATCTGTATCTTTTTGAGCAACCTTAACATTGATCCGACCCTGATCCTCATTCTTGCAAGAAGCCTCTTTCGTCTCAGCAGGCGTTAACAATTCCGTGCGAATATCAACATCATATCTACAATCAATAGATCGTCCGAAGGGGCAACTTATTCTTAATAGCTTATTGCTGCTTCCCCACAGATAACTCGTAACATTACCTAATGAGTCACTAATAGAATTAATCATGCCAGCAGAGGTATAGTCATATTTCACTTGGTTGCCGAGCGGGTCTTCAGCTAGCACCAGCTGTCTTTTTTTGTTGTAACTATACTGCCAACTGCTATCTGATGGATCAGTATACTTTGTGGCGAGACCTTCATTGTTATATTCAATTTGATAATTATTACCGGCCACATCTATCTTCTCGGTCAAGCGACCCTGATTGTCATATCGGAATAACTCCTCACGTATAGTCCCATCAGTACTGGGTAGCCGTACTTTTGTAACGTGACCTAGATCGCTGTATTCATACCACGTTTCTCCACCTTCAGCATCTTGATGGAACGTGAGTAATCCGCGATTATTGAAGTGAAAACGTTGCCGCCCCCTCTCGTGTCACACATCGTTGCTCCGTGACCACTTTCCTCCCAGATAAATTGATAACTGTAAGCAGCTTTTTCGCCAATAGGGTCCCCCCACTGCCGTATACAATGCGCTGAACTACCCTCAGCATCCCACTGAAAATAAAAACTATAACCAGTTTTTAAAGTTCTTTGTTTAATAAGGCCTTTGTGATAAACATACTTTTCATTATTGCCAACACTGTCTACAGCTTCAGTCAGATTATTTTCACTATCAAAGACATATTGAGCTACTACTTCAGAACTTCCCGAATTATTTTCTTTTGTCAAAGTATTTATAAGGTGACTTTCAGGAGATTCATCAAGCGAGCTAATGTATAAAATTTCACCAGAACTACTCTCGACCGATCTTAAATACTCCCCTGAGTAGTTGAATAAATAAAAGTTATCGTTATCATCCCGAATCTCAGCGAGCTTTAACGCACCAGTTTCACCAGTAGCTTTAAAATGTCTTTGTACTCCATTGGAAATTCCATATGTCGTAATTATCCAATGCTCATCGTTTACTCGCGTGAGAGTTAATCTCTCATAAATATTATGACTGCGCGAGCTATTTCCGGGAACTGGCAAGCTAATTATTCTACCTTCAGAATCAAAGAAGAGTATGGGTTTGCCTGGACGCCAAACCAAGCGCTCGCTAAATGTATGAGTCCAGCCACAACCCAATCCAAAATTTCTTGAATTACTACTGCGATAGGTACGAGTTACCGATAAGGGTAGTGCCCCCTCCAATACCAAATCTTCTAAAGTAAACTGAACCTCTCCAGTTTTTAGATTTACAGACCTAGTTACTTCACCAGTAACATTATCGCTCTGACATATATCGGAGTTATAATTTTCACCTACTTCGCTAATGTGGTTATCAGTATCATATGAATAATCCCTGACACAATTTATCTTAGAAAATCCAGACTTTACATCATGGGGCACTGTGAAAGCTTGTTCACTACCCCTTTTATTTTCTCGCAACTCGTTACCCACTTTGATTTGCACTAAATTTCGACTATTTTTTCTGGGTGCAGCTATTTTGGGGATTTTCTTTCCGGATACAGCAGTACTTTTGCCTACTGCCCGATATCCTGAATTTTTAGCAAGTATTTTCCTTTGCTTTTTTGTCCTGGCAAAATCAAACATTAAATCGCCAATATTACGTAAAGCTTTCACTAAGCGCTTATTCTTAGTTAAGGATGTTATAGCTACATCTCCCTCAGTCAATGCCGCAAGTGCTATAGTCAAAATGATCTCAAAAGTACCACTTGCAGTTAAGTTTGTGTGCTGCAAGCTATGTTGTGTTTTGATGTAGTCCTGGGCAAAATGGAAAACTGCTCCCCGAAGAGTTGGGTCACTATAAATGACCTCGGCTATGTTGAAACTCAAGCGGAGCTGCTTTTTTGAAACAGAACTGGGATTAAAGCCTAGTACATCAATCACACCTCGATACAGGGAGGTTACACATTCATCAGCTTCTTCTTCTGGAGTTTCTTCATATAAGACATAATTGATTGCCGCAGAGCTAAACTCAAATGATTGACGTGCTGGACTTACTATCTTCTCAACATCAACAGCACTCTTTGACCAAATCGATAAGCGCCACACAGAGCTGTCAGTTTCTTTTACTTTCTTTTTTGCAGTTGTTACACGCTTCACCCAACTCCAATCAGTTTGCTGGCTAATAAAAGCCTTATCTGCAACTTCCTGCGTAATAATTTTCTGCAAGCCCATACGAATCTTAGCAACCAACTCTGTTTGTAGATCCCCCAATGCCGAATATGGCAATGGGGCCTCTTCAATAATCAGTTGATTCTGAGCCAATGCCCGATAAATGGCTTTATCCCGCTCATTAAGATAGCCAGGCACATTACTTAATCGCGATTGAGATGGGGGACGCTCTTGCTCAGGGTCTATATCTGGCGCAAAGGTTGTGTATAAGCCAAGGTACTGGTCATACACTAACTGAAGAGTGTTAGTATCGAACATCCTCAATAATTCAGCAGCATCAATCTTTCTAGAGGGACCCGTCTGGCATATCCATCCAGGCCGCACCGCATAACGAGAGCCCTGAGAGTTTTCGATATAGAGCTGTATCAAAAGTTAAATCCTGTCAACCGCTGACCGACTATTCTGCGGTCATCAAAAAACGAATCCATTCAAAGCACCTAAACTAGGTGCTCAACTTCGACATAATCATTTCTACTGGGACGATTTTTCTTTCAAAGGACAAAGAAATATATTTCAGCCTTCTTACATCGGTTTTAAAAAATCGGCTGAACCAAGAACAGTTTCTACGTCCAAAATTTTGACAATGAGTGTGAAGTTTAGTAGTCCGTGTTTCAAAGCCGGGAACACTAAGCTCTCGATTCACATTCAAGTCTTCACTATCACAAGCAAAATACTAAAAGTCACAATAGCAACATCAAAAGCTATACCAATAGGAAAACCATAATTCATCCACATCTAAAGACTTTTCAAATGATCTAAACGAAATAGTTATAATCCCTATCTAATAGCTACTAAGCCAATCCTCCAAGATACCTAACATACCACCATCTTTCGGAGTAACTAGAAATTAGGTGAAAGCTAACTTAATTTGTATTGTTGCGATAGGAAAAAGCGATTACAGGAGAGTACACTGCATATAGTGCAATTAAATTTGACTAGGGTCAAAGAAAGAAAATAACAGTCAAGCGATATATGACAGCATATTCTGACAAAAAAGCACCATTTAGCGACATTAAATATAGTTTAAAGTTATGGATGGTAAACTAATCTCAAAGAGAGCACTTGAGTCCCATTAAATTGTCAGCGTAAATTATAGTATTCGCTCAAATAATATAATACAAAATTGATAACGATTCAGCAGTCGAATATTTATATATAAAGGTACGTCTGTTATGGGTATAGACATAATAGATCGGCTGGATTATCCAACCGATCCGTAATGAGCACTAATTGCTAACAGTAAAACTACTCGACTTACCTGAATAGCTGGAAATCTTCCCAGTCCAACCACTCTTCCAGTTACCAAAGTGCTTTATTCGGTAAGTGCCTGATGGTGTATCCTCTCCGATGATCCACTGCCCTTCAGCAAATGAACAGGCCATACAATCAATAGCCGTATCTCGTGTCCAAATAAAGCGTGTATCCAAATCATCATCGGTAAGATAAGTTTCCCAACTACCGTTAACTTTACGCTGTACTTCAATGAACGTACTCTCAGTCTTCAGGTCATTACGGGGATGGCCAGAACGGAAAGTGACAGATACAGTATCGCCAGCACTGTAGCTGGTACCTACATCATCCCAGACTTGACCAAAAGACTCCCACAGGCGTTTGTCATCATAAACAACCCCAATTACATTAATGATTTGGTCATCAGACAGATCTTTCGGAGTAGGCCCTGCAGCAATATCTACGCCATTGACCATAGCATGTGTCATTTCGGTATAAATCTGTCTATAGGCTGCAAGGGTATTGGGGCCGTATATGGTATGTGCTCCCTCATAGTGCTGCCTATCAAACTCTTCAGGGGTAGTTATGTAACCGGAATAGGCATTTGCCAAACCGGCAATCACCACAGTGTTTACACCGCTTCCTTCAAAAGCTGACAAGACTTCTGCTTCAAGACGTCGGC
This DNA window, taken from Microbulbifer sp. MKSA007, encodes the following:
- a CDS encoding DUF6531 domain-containing protein yields the protein MIQLYIENSQGSRYAVRPGWICQTGPSRKIDAAELLRMFDTNTLQLVYDQYLGLYTTFAPDIDPEQERPPSQSRLSNVPGYLNERDKAIYRALAQNQLIIEEAPLPYSALGDLQTELVAKIRMGLQKIITQEVADKAFISQQTDWSWVKRVTTAKKKVKETDSSVWRLSIWSKSAVDVEKIVSPARQSFEFSSAAINYVLYEETPEEEADECVTSLYRGVIDVLGFNPSSVSKKQLRLSFNIAEVIYSDPTLRGAVFHFAQDYIKTQHSLQHTNLTASGTFEIILTIALAALTEGDVAITSLTKNKRLVKALRNIGDLMFDFARTKKQRKILAKNSGYRAVGKSTAVSGKKIPKIAAPRKNSRNLVQIKVGNELRENKRGSEQAFTVPHDVKSGFSKINCVRDYSYDTDNHISEVGENYNSDICQSDNVTGEVTRSVNLKTGEVQFTLEDLVLEGALPLSVTRTYRSSNSRNFGLGCGWTHTFSERLVWRPGKPILFFDSEGRIISLPVPGNSSRSHNIYERLTLTRVNDEHWIITTYGISNGVQRHFKATGETGALKLAEIRDDNDNFYLFNYSGEYLRSVESSSGEILYISSLDESPESHLINTLTKENNSGSSEVVAQYVFDSENNLTEAVDSVGNNEKYVYHKGLIKQRTLKTGYSFYFQWDAEGSSAHCIRQWGDPIGEKAAYSYQFIWEESGHGATMCDTRGGGNVFTSIIADYSRSIKMLKVEKRGMNTAI